The proteins below come from a single Cervus canadensis isolate Bull #8, Minnesota chromosome 2, ASM1932006v1, whole genome shotgun sequence genomic window:
- the ZMYND12 gene encoding zinc finger MYND domain-containing protein 12 isoform X2, translating to MNVIYPLAVPKGRRLCCEVCEAPAERVCGACTVTYYCGVVHQRADWGSIHEKICQLLIPLRTSMPFYNSEEERQHGLQQLQQRQKHLIELCYTVAQKYIFEGKHEDAVPAALHSLRFRMNVHGLSSVELVPAYLLLAEASLGLGRVVQAEEYLSQAQWTVLKSTECSYAIHSLLHRNLGLLYMAKENYEEARYHLANDIYFASCAFGTEHIRASGGYFHLANIFNGLKKLDLADTLYTKVSEIWNKYLNDHYQVLSQARIQQIDLLGKRFETDTGLDEAQEAEAIQILTSILNVRESTSNKAPQKTIFVLKILFMLYFLMMNSSKAEEYALKALHLAKKQKLSVQEQDTIQGLLNLISVKEAQPIT from the exons TGGTGTGGTTCATCAGAGAGCTGATTGGGGCAGCATCCACGAGAAGATATGTCAGCTCCTGATTCCCCTGCGCACCTCCATGCCCTTCTACAACTCGGAGGAAGAACGGCAGCATGGcctgcagcagctgcagcagcgtCAG AAGCATTTGATTGAACTCTGCTACACCGTTGCCCAGAAATACATCTTTGAAGGAAAACATGAAGATGCTGTCCCGGCAGCTTTGCACTCTCTTCGCTTTCGCATGAATGTGCACGGCCTGAGTTCAGTTGAGCTGGTGCCTGCTTACTTGCTGTTGGCCGAAGCCAGCCTTG GTCTGGGCCGGGTCGTCCAGGCTGAGGAATATCTATCCCAAGCTCAGTGGACAGTCCTCAAATCAACCGAATGTAGTTATGCCATCCACTCCTTACTGCATCGGAACCTGGGACTTCTCTACATGGCTAAGGAAAACTATGAGGAAGCCCGCTATCATCTGGCCAATGAT aTTTATTTTGCCAGTTGTGCATTTGGAACAGAGCACATCAGAGCCTCAGGTGGCTACTTCCACCTGGCCAACATCTTCAATGGCCTTAAAAAGTTGGACCTGGCAGACACATTGTACACCAAA GTCTCTGAGATCTGGAACAAATATTTGAATGATCACTATCAAGTCCTCTCACAGGCTCGCATCCAACAAATAGATCTACTGGGCAAACGATTTGAGACTGACACTGGCTTGG ATGAAGCCCAGGAAGCAGAAGCTATTCAGATCCTGACTTCAATCTTGAACGTTCGAGAATCTACATCTAACAAAGCCCCCCAAAAAACAATCTTTGTTCTCAAAATTCTGTTCATGCTTTACTTCCTGATGATGAATTCTTCAAAG GCAGAGGAATATGCCTTGAAAGCCCTCCACCTAGCCAAAAAACAGAAGCTCAGTGTCCAGGAACAAGACACCATTCAGGGTTTACTAAATCTCATCTCAGTTAAGGAAGCTCAACCCATTACTTAG
- the ZMYND12 gene encoding zinc finger MYND domain-containing protein 12 isoform X1, producing the protein MNVIYPLAVPKGRRLCCEVCEAPAERVCGACTVTYYCGVVHQRADWGSIHEKICQLLIPLRTSMPFYNSEEERQHGLQQLQQRQKHLIELCYTVAQKYIFEGKHEDAVPAALHSLRFRMNVHGLSSVELVPAYLLLAEASLGLGRVVQAEEYLSQAQWTVLKSTECSYAIHSLLHRNLGLLYMAKENYEEARYHLANDIYFASCAFGTEHIRASGGYFHLANIFNGLKKLDLADTLYTKVSEIWNKYLNDHYQVLSQARIQQIDLLGKRFETDTGLDEAQEAEAIQILTSILNVRESTSNKAPQKTIFVLKILFMLYFLMMNSSKASSPRKAANLKQREKFLWLDSAVLSSCTSFCPQSKPSLQKSSDTHNISPVLSPTAQ; encoded by the exons TGGTGTGGTTCATCAGAGAGCTGATTGGGGCAGCATCCACGAGAAGATATGTCAGCTCCTGATTCCCCTGCGCACCTCCATGCCCTTCTACAACTCGGAGGAAGAACGGCAGCATGGcctgcagcagctgcagcagcgtCAG AAGCATTTGATTGAACTCTGCTACACCGTTGCCCAGAAATACATCTTTGAAGGAAAACATGAAGATGCTGTCCCGGCAGCTTTGCACTCTCTTCGCTTTCGCATGAATGTGCACGGCCTGAGTTCAGTTGAGCTGGTGCCTGCTTACTTGCTGTTGGCCGAAGCCAGCCTTG GTCTGGGCCGGGTCGTCCAGGCTGAGGAATATCTATCCCAAGCTCAGTGGACAGTCCTCAAATCAACCGAATGTAGTTATGCCATCCACTCCTTACTGCATCGGAACCTGGGACTTCTCTACATGGCTAAGGAAAACTATGAGGAAGCCCGCTATCATCTGGCCAATGAT aTTTATTTTGCCAGTTGTGCATTTGGAACAGAGCACATCAGAGCCTCAGGTGGCTACTTCCACCTGGCCAACATCTTCAATGGCCTTAAAAAGTTGGACCTGGCAGACACATTGTACACCAAA GTCTCTGAGATCTGGAACAAATATTTGAATGATCACTATCAAGTCCTCTCACAGGCTCGCATCCAACAAATAGATCTACTGGGCAAACGATTTGAGACTGACACTGGCTTGG ATGAAGCCCAGGAAGCAGAAGCTATTCAGATCCTGACTTCAATCTTGAACGTTCGAGAATCTACATCTAACAAAGCCCCCCAAAAAACAATCTTTGTTCTCAAAATTCTGTTCATGCTTTACTTCCTGATGATGAATTCTTCAAAGGCAAGTTCCCCTAGAAAAGCAGCAAATCTAAAACAGAGGGAGAAATTCCTCTGGTTGGATTCGGCTGTTTTGTCCAGCTGCACTAGCTTTTGTCCTCAGAGTAAGCCCTCACTCCAAAAAAGTTCAGACACTCACAACATTTCCCCTGTGTTAAGTCCAACTGCACAATGA
- the ZMYND12 gene encoding zinc finger MYND domain-containing protein 12 isoform X5, which translates to MSAPDSPAHLHALLQLGGRTAAWPAAAAAASGLGRVVQAEEYLSQAQWTVLKSTECSYAIHSLLHRNLGLLYMAKENYEEARYHLANDIYFASCAFGTEHIRASGGYFHLANIFNGLKKLDLADTLYTKVSEIWNKYLNDHYQVLSQARIQQIDLLGKRFETDTGLDEAQEAEAIQILTSILNVRESTSNKAPQKTIFVLKILFMLYFLMMNSSKAKEYALKALHLAKKQKLSVQEQDTIQGLLNLISVKEAQPIT; encoded by the exons ATGTCAGCTCCTGATTCCCCTGCGCACCTCCATGCCCTTCTACAACTCGGAGGAAGAACGGCAGCATGGcctgcagcagctgcagcagcgtCAG GTCTGGGCCGGGTCGTCCAGGCTGAGGAATATCTATCCCAAGCTCAGTGGACAGTCCTCAAATCAACCGAATGTAGTTATGCCATCCACTCCTTACTGCATCGGAACCTGGGACTTCTCTACATGGCTAAGGAAAACTATGAGGAAGCCCGCTATCATCTGGCCAATGAT aTTTATTTTGCCAGTTGTGCATTTGGAACAGAGCACATCAGAGCCTCAGGTGGCTACTTCCACCTGGCCAACATCTTCAATGGCCTTAAAAAGTTGGACCTGGCAGACACATTGTACACCAAA GTCTCTGAGATCTGGAACAAATATTTGAATGATCACTATCAAGTCCTCTCACAGGCTCGCATCCAACAAATAGATCTACTGGGCAAACGATTTGAGACTGACACTGGCTTGG ATGAAGCCCAGGAAGCAGAAGCTATTCAGATCCTGACTTCAATCTTGAACGTTCGAGAATCTACATCTAACAAAGCCCCCCAAAAAACAATCTTTGTTCTCAAAATTCTGTTCATGCTTTACTTCCTGATGATGAATTCTTCAAAGGCAA AGGAATATGCCTTGAAAGCCCTCCACCTAGCCAAAAAACAGAAGCTCAGTGTCCAGGAACAAGACACCATTCAGGGTTTACTAAATCTCATCTCAGTTAAGGAAGCTCAACCCATTACTTAG
- the ZMYND12 gene encoding zinc finger MYND domain-containing protein 12 isoform X4 has product MPFYNSEEERQHGLQQLQQRQKHLIELCYTVAQKYIFEGKHEDAVPAALHSLRFRMNVHGLSSVELVPAYLLLAEASLGLGRVVQAEEYLSQAQWTVLKSTECSYAIHSLLHRNLGLLYMAKENYEEARYHLANDIYFASCAFGTEHIRASGGYFHLANIFNGLKKLDLADTLYTKVSEIWNKYLNDHYQVLSQARIQQIDLLGKRFETDTGLDEAQEAEAIQILTSILNVRESTSNKAPQKTIFVLKILFMLYFLMMNSSKASSPRKAANLKQREKFLWLDSAVLSSCTSFCPQSKPSLQKSSDTHNISPVLSPTAQ; this is encoded by the exons ATGCCCTTCTACAACTCGGAGGAAGAACGGCAGCATGGcctgcagcagctgcagcagcgtCAG AAGCATTTGATTGAACTCTGCTACACCGTTGCCCAGAAATACATCTTTGAAGGAAAACATGAAGATGCTGTCCCGGCAGCTTTGCACTCTCTTCGCTTTCGCATGAATGTGCACGGCCTGAGTTCAGTTGAGCTGGTGCCTGCTTACTTGCTGTTGGCCGAAGCCAGCCTTG GTCTGGGCCGGGTCGTCCAGGCTGAGGAATATCTATCCCAAGCTCAGTGGACAGTCCTCAAATCAACCGAATGTAGTTATGCCATCCACTCCTTACTGCATCGGAACCTGGGACTTCTCTACATGGCTAAGGAAAACTATGAGGAAGCCCGCTATCATCTGGCCAATGAT aTTTATTTTGCCAGTTGTGCATTTGGAACAGAGCACATCAGAGCCTCAGGTGGCTACTTCCACCTGGCCAACATCTTCAATGGCCTTAAAAAGTTGGACCTGGCAGACACATTGTACACCAAA GTCTCTGAGATCTGGAACAAATATTTGAATGATCACTATCAAGTCCTCTCACAGGCTCGCATCCAACAAATAGATCTACTGGGCAAACGATTTGAGACTGACACTGGCTTGG ATGAAGCCCAGGAAGCAGAAGCTATTCAGATCCTGACTTCAATCTTGAACGTTCGAGAATCTACATCTAACAAAGCCCCCCAAAAAACAATCTTTGTTCTCAAAATTCTGTTCATGCTTTACTTCCTGATGATGAATTCTTCAAAGGCAAGTTCCCCTAGAAAAGCAGCAAATCTAAAACAGAGGGAGAAATTCCTCTGGTTGGATTCGGCTGTTTTGTCCAGCTGCACTAGCTTTTGTCCTCAGAGTAAGCCCTCACTCCAAAAAAGTTCAGACACTCACAACATTTCCCCTGTGTTAAGTCCAACTGCACAATGA